A genomic region of Sideroxydans sp. CL21 contains the following coding sequences:
- the tal gene encoding transaldolase, whose protein sequence is MANLLEQLESMTVIVADTGDIDAISHHRPQDATTNPSLLLKAATLPEYVPLITDAIAWGKSQSSDREQQARDAMDKLAVDAGLEILKYVPGRISTEVDARLSFDTAATVSKARKLIRLYSAAGIASNRVLIKIASTWEGIRAAEILEREGINCNLTLLFGFAQARCCAEAGVTLISPFVGRILDWNKAHSGKDFEAESDPGVLSVRKIYAYYKAHGYQTIVMGASFRNMDEILALAGCDRLTIAPVFLQKLEATQGLLPRKLTDTGVTEVRPMPMTEAEFRWAMNEDAMATEKLAEGIRGFTADQIKLEKMLMEKL, encoded by the coding sequence ATCAGTCATCATCGACCGCAGGATGCAACAACCAATCCGTCCCTGCTGCTCAAGGCGGCAACCCTGCCGGAATATGTTCCGCTCATCACCGATGCGATCGCATGGGGAAAATCGCAAAGCAGCGACCGCGAGCAACAGGCACGCGATGCCATGGACAAACTGGCGGTGGATGCCGGACTGGAAATACTCAAGTATGTTCCGGGTCGCATCTCGACCGAAGTGGATGCGCGACTTTCCTTTGATACGGCCGCCACAGTCAGCAAGGCACGCAAACTGATCCGTCTTTACAGCGCCGCGGGCATAGCCAGCAACCGTGTGCTGATCAAGATAGCCTCCACGTGGGAGGGCATTCGAGCGGCTGAAATCCTTGAGCGCGAGGGCATCAACTGCAATCTTACGTTGCTATTCGGCTTTGCCCAGGCGCGTTGCTGTGCGGAAGCCGGCGTCACACTGATCTCTCCTTTCGTCGGGCGAATTCTTGACTGGAACAAGGCGCACAGCGGCAAGGATTTTGAGGCGGAATCTGATCCCGGCGTACTCTCGGTACGCAAAATTTATGCGTACTACAAGGCGCACGGTTATCAGACCATCGTCATGGGTGCGTCATTCCGCAACATGGACGAGATTCTGGCCCTGGCCGGATGCGACCGTCTCACCATCGCCCCGGTTTTTCTGCAAAAACTGGAGGCCACACAAGGCTTGCTGCCGCGCAAGCTGACCGACACGGGCGTGACCGAAGTACGACCGATGCCGATGACCGAAGCCGAATTTCGCTGGGCAATGAACGAGGATGCCATGGCCACCGAGAAGCTTGCCGAAGGTATACGCGGTTTCACTGCGGATCAGATCAAGCTGGAAAAAATGCTGATGGAAAAGCTTTAA